One Anguilla rostrata isolate EN2019 chromosome 15, ASM1855537v3, whole genome shotgun sequence genomic window carries:
- the prrg1 gene encoding transmembrane gamma-carboxyglutamic acid protein 1, with protein sequence MGTVFLPAQTAHSLLRRLRRANSLLEEIKQGNIQRECWEESCSYEEAREAFENDEKTRRFWEEYVREKSQGGPGGLDSGMGQFPSLYLILPLVVGLLLIGVVMVAVWRCHSHKLFQRSSGFGHGGRGGHGGHDPSPAFVSMDRQGRSYRPDAGTPSELSAQNSPVHPGSDLAPGRVSGGDPPPSYEEAVGHTDPPPQYEEIINTSSTRVIMGHGK encoded by the exons ATGGGAACCG tgttCCTGCCCGCTCAGACGGCTCACTCCCTGTTGAGGAGGCTCCGCAGGGCGAACAGCCTCCTGGAGGAGATCAAACAGGGGAACATCCAGAGGGAGTGCTGGGAGGAGAGCTGCAGCTACGAGGAGGCGCGAGAGGCGTTCGAAAACGATGAGAAAACC AGGCGGTTCTGGGAGGAGTACGTACGGGAGAAAAGCCAGGGCGGTCCCGGGGGCCTGGATTCCGGCATGGGACAGTTCCCGTCGCTCTACCTGAtcctccccctggtggtgggaCTGCTTCTCATCGGCGTGGTGATGGTTGCCGTGTGGAGGTGCCACTCGCACAAGCTCTTCCAGCGCAGCTCGGGCTTCGGCCACGGCGGCCGCGGCGGCCACGGCGGCCACGACCCCAGCCCCGCCTTCGTGTCCATGGACCGGCAGGGGCGGAGCTACCGCCCCGACGCCGGCACGCCCTCCGAGCTCAGCGCCCAGAACAGCCCCGTGCACCCGGGCTCCGACCTCGCCCCCGGCCGGGTCAGCGGGGGGGACCCGCCCCCCTCCTACGAGGAGGCCGTGGGTCACACGGACCCGCCCCCTCAGTACGAGGAAATCATCAACACCAGCTCCACCCGGGTGATTATGGGACATGGGAAATGA